Sequence from the Mytilus galloprovincialis chromosome 10, xbMytGall1.hap1.1, whole genome shotgun sequence genome:
TGTAACCAGTCCAATAGCACCATTGTTTCTTCCCTGACTAACTGTAGATTTGATTGTAGTATTTATACATAGCACTGTAGATATATCGGATTTCTCCACCTCCTCCTGAGTCTTGGAGGATTTGTTTGGATTTACTTGCAGCTCGCCCTTCCTCACTAGGTCTTGTTGCTGTGCATCATCTGGAAGACacatttgattattttaattatcaattattaattttctaCAGTGTTCTCTTtcgattatctccccttaattacTTTCTTAAATTTTACTACATATACAATTCTTAGCATGATTAATTTGGAAAATTTATATACGAAAGGATAAATAGGATAATGGTAGGATAAAGAATCAATATTAAATGACAAATTTGAAAGACTTttaaaactatttcattatttcagtgtGCTCTatttattatctccccttttaatAACACATCTTGAATATCATTAGTATATAGTTTGttaaatttatgaataaaaagGATGAATGAATTGATGCTGAATGGCAGGTTATGATTAGAATGTATTCAGTAAGAGACAAGAAAATAATAGAATATTGTAATTCAAAGTTGTGTCTTGTTTTGTTTAAGTCTCCCagttactttttaaaattaaggTAAATTCTTTTAGGTAAATAATGTTATGAGTTGCACTGAactcatataaaaataataagcTTATGCTAAAATAAAATCATTCTACAATGGATAACAGATGGATAAATATCTCATGTGGCACACATGAACTTTTCATCAGATTTTTTGTTGTGTATTATGCAACTGTTGTCTTTCTTTTCCTACGAGCAGTGTTTAAAACCTGTCCTTACATTTGATTATCATCTCCAAATTTGACTTTCTGTCAATGTCAGATTTGAGATAAACACATTTTGAATTTAACAAAAGCATTTACTACGTTGTGTGCTTAGATATTCAATTTACAAAAGAGCAACTGGTGCAATAAGTGAGGCAGGAATTACGTACCCTTCCAGATCACCTGAGTTTTTGCCTGTGAAAGGGGGAACAATTTGCTTAATCATAAGTTTTTTTAGTggattgtttttataattattttatatttttgacaaacGGTGTTGTCTATCCTTTTCCACTTATCAACTATTGACACATTGATTGATTAAATGTGATTTGTATAATGTCTAGTGGCAAACATATAATGTGGACACATTGGTCtcctttttttattataaataaattaaggaAAAACTGACCTGCTGgatacatattattattattatttacagggGGCTCAGTATTTAGCACTTTTTCTATAAAGGTAACAGTTTGTGGAATGCTTGaacttgtttcttttttatccggctttttcttcttcctttttttctttctatgaaatccattttttccatggTGTCTTAATCTGTCCTTTAAAATCTTCTTTGGCactgaaaagttaaaaaaaaaaaaattaccaaaacacAGTAGCCTGGCTCACTACTTCACAATTGCATTTCTTGTAAATGACTTGATGTCAGAATTATTAAGAGTGTACATGCTGAATGTCTCTCCTGCTTTACTGCAATCaattcaaatcaaatcattttattggttaaaaatccaaatattggattgttgccaagacaaacatgacaatcattacaaacatataatatttaaatttaaacaacattcaTATTCTATAAGactatatttaaatgttttggaggaggtgatacttttgcaaatttgaaagtacaagtacaaaaaatcataatgcaattgttataaaatataaaatagtcaCAACTTTATTACATCGACTATTTTTTCTTATCAGCTAGGCTGTTTCTTAATACATATAAATCATTAACTCCCTTGACAATAATTTTAGTTACATCATACTCATTAAATGTAAACATAAATGCAAATTTTTCCTCATCAGACATTTTGGTGAAATCTGGAACTATACTCTCCAATTCCTGAAAAAGTTTTTGCCTACATTCttctaaaatttgacattttaaagcaaaatgatattcatcttctaCTTCCTTTTTACAGagagcacttaattttttttccaaaggTAATGATCATGCCAAAATTTATGTCGACagactttaaaataaatttttattacatgtactaGTGTCACACAAACTTAACATCATCAATGACCCATGAAATTGAGATTCAGGACAATGGACATAAGACAGACGGAAACTGTAGAACATAAAATATCTGTATTTAAGGATGAAGTATTGAGGTCTTTAGCTACAAGAATTATAAGATTTTACCAAAAGTTAATGCCACCTTCTAACCAGATAAACATTCCTTTGACTAACTTTCTGCAAGGTAAGGCAAGACAATAAAATCACAGAAGGATCATGTATACATTAGCAGAGTTTTAATCTTTAGGGAGAGAAATAGAGCTTGGTGTCCAGTACAGCAAAAAGAAATTTATGTCAAATGATAGAAAACAAAGCAATATGGTCTATTAAATGCTgctgtaaatttgacttttgacctATCATGGATTGAAAGGACTTTTTTCAACTTAACTATAGATAAGTAAAGATTTCATATATGGTTTAAAGGATATAGTTCTGAAACAAGTACCGGTAGTTTCTGTCgattttttggttttggtgaCTTTGACCTTCTAAGaaagaatttgaaaatgaatactgtaaattcagaaatcattgcgtgcatttattatatcaattttgtcattttagactaaaatgcaatttcaattcaaaatgcaagtttaattCATTGCGATTATCAATTCGTCGCATTTTTGGCAATATTAAAAACATcgaataatttctgaatttacagtaccatGAACCGGTAAGAACTGAACTATAATCTTGACATTATGAAatcaaaaagtgaaaataaattttgacgCATCAAATAAATAAGCCAACATTTTTCCAGTTATTTCTATTCTGTTCTAGttcattcaattaaaataaaccgTAAATATTTTCCACAATGGTCGGTTACACAATGTCACATCAaatccataaaaaataaattgcctGTTACGCTATACATATAATTACACAACATAGCCTTCAAACAGCTTCCttctttttgttcattttttcatgaaatttagaagATAAACAAGTgcaaagcaatttaaaaaaagatgaagaTTAAAATTGTCTCTTCCTTACAAAATTTGATCCAGGGCAATTTACTTTAACACTGTTGATGCACACACGGTGGTCTATATCTCccattaaaacattttttctatCAATAGCCATCTTAACCAGTTATCCTGGTATACATATTGAATTAGAAATCTGATGTTTAAACATCTTTCCATTATTAATATACACTGTCATGTCATCAAAGGaaatcatttcattgaaaaaatagATAGGATGATTATCACAATGGAATGGGATTCCCATTCAAACAGTAAAATAGATTAACCCTTCAATACTCAAGgcaaaaacacacacacacagattCTTTCTCTACAAATGGAGGTCATGTAAGGGTTTAACCACTTGAAATATTACACCTTTTAAAGATGTCAAGACATATGTACACTGTCTGATTGTATCAGTGCTGTTGATAGCCATCTTTCATTGAGCTCAACAGATCATGTGCATCACTCTGCAGGCAGTGTAACTCCATCTTGTTAAATGCATGTCTGCCATAAAAGTGTCAGATGAAGTAAatagttgtttacaaaataacTGTAGGTTATATGATGTACCAAACAGATGTGGGATCAGCTTAATGTGTTTGACCAGTGAAAACCTCCCAGATAAATTGTCAAAACACAAAGATTGCTTTTTTTCCCTTCAGaagtttatgaaaatttatatttacaaaatacatttaaaacatgTATACAAACTATTTAATATCATTTTGTTGCAAATGTCCATATGCCCATTTTGTTAGCACCACTTTGATTTGAAAAATTTCATATCAGATACATATATGATTTAATCACATGAGTCAAGTAAAGttatgtgattcataagtgtttctcatttctcgttttttatttagattagaccTTTCGTTGGTTTTTATGTTTGAATGGTTTGAcgctagtcatttttggggccctttatagcttgctgtttggtgtgagcaaaggctccatgtcgaaggctgtactttgacctataatggtttacttattttaaattgCAACTTATGGATAGAGAGtattgtctaattggcactcataccacatcttcttatatctattgatattTTAGTGACCTATTCCAGTAATTTATCCCTACAACTGAATTAATAGTTCTTGTGCTTTGAATAAAACCTTTTGCAGATCTTTATATGTCATAatattgttttgtgttgtttggATACTCATTCACCCACACACACcctatttctgtttgtttttaaattcatgggTGTACCATTTTAGAAGGTTATTCCTGTTTTTGGTAATTGTGAATCACACTTTTCTGGCCTGtactttaatatttgttttccattctgAATCATACAAATAAACATTGTATTCTGATAAATTATGATGAAATGCAAATATAAAGTGCAAAATTATACTGTGTACtttgagttgaaaaaaaataattcgtcAACAACATCTCAAACTTCTCAAGGAAAACTTAACTCCAATCAATCAACTACGATTCACATTTCTCCCATACAAATCATTTAAAGCTATGTTTGCTTTGATGTTGTtggaattttaatataaaacatttaaatcagGTAATACGGTACAagtattaaatatttcataatccGTCCATTGGTTTCACCTGAGGTGATTTTTATGTAAGGAAATTATCATCTTGAGGGTATTCTTTTTACATACTCTAGTATTCTGAAGATCATCAGGAAATAGTTATATAGTGGGATGCTAATTAACTCAATTTTACATATGCTCAATCAAACGTTTGGATATTAAATCTAATATATTCAACAGCATGACTTTAAATGAATGTATAAGTAAAGAATATCAACTTGTATCTTCACAATATGCAAATAGTATTAGAAGTGCAAAAGGAAACATATTACTTGTGAACTATGTCATATTTTACTATCTAGACTTTTGTGTTATATGAAATGTTTGAGTCGACACCTAATGTTATGTTTTCTGATTAAGATCATTTCTGAATAAGTTTAACATTCATATTTACATTTTAGTTAACCAGTAATTGAAGTCAATATGTGCCTTTACCTTATTTAAAAGTGTttgatttcaatacaaaattaCTTGAAAAGTTACATATTGGGTCACCTTTTTTTAAGAAACCAGGAATCTGCCAAATATTCAAACCATATTTTAATGCCTTCACTTTTTAAGCatcaaacaatatataaaattgagaatgatatTCTTTAAGTCAAAATAGTTGACTTGTTCCATTATggattggtattttttttaaaccaattacAGTGATTACTGGTATCTTGTATTACATATGTATAACACATCACAAGTATAAGATATAGATAGGTATTTTTGTACACCCTGATTATTACATACCACATGTATATTAAAGATATAGACAGGTATTTTTGTACACCCTGATTATTACATACCACATGTATAAGATATAGATAGGTATTTTTGAACACCCTGATTATTACATACCACATGTAAAAGATATAGATAGGTATTTTTGTACACCCTGATTATTACATACCACAAGTATAAGATAAAGATAGTTTTTTTTGTACACCCTGTTTATTACATACCACATGTATAAGATATAGATAGGTATTTTTGTACTCCTGGAGGACATGGGTTACCAAACACATATTCCTCAGCCTCTATCACACAATGGTTACGACCATGACATCTTTTCATAACTTCTTCCGTAGCAGTAGCTGATTTACAATCTgcaaataaaaagttttttaaagtggtttatttttacaaaattatatatagATAGGAAATTGTGTCCTTCAATCTTAACTTTATGTTGTGGGTTTTGCTCAATGCTGATGGCTGTACAGGCTCCCGTATTTGCTAAATTAGAGTCATttgtatgttaatatatatatatatagctttctcattggcattcaaaccacatctccttgttttataTTAGTAAGATAAGGAAGTAGAAAATTGACCCTAAATAACCGTTTAGGCGTATTATGTTTACAAGCACAAATTAAGTTTGGCCGTGTGCCGATATTTATAACGTAGACAGTATTAGTCAAGATCAAAAATTTATTTCCTCATAAAACTTCTACATGAGAAACAAAAAAAGTGACTTCAATAAGCTTTGATAAATGATTATTGCCACttaactatatatattatatccaTTCACAGCAAGATAAGCTTCCACAAATTCATTAATTGGAcattttgtgaataatttattaatcagaaaagcaaacaaatatatcaacacTATATCATGAATTCAagaatatattattattaaaagcTATTTATTGCACTGAAAAATGAtaaccttttttatataaaactgacAATAATTTGACCCTCCATGATTTAACGTGTCAACAAGATTAACCTTGCAGTgtgacattttaagaaattagTTATGAACATACTAAGATAATATCAAAACACATATCTAAATTGTTACgaagtgataaaataaaaatgtcaacaatttGAATGatcacaatatattttatttacatacacTTACAACTCAGTATCAGACTTCACAGTATTTAGTTATCAGGCACCAAATGAATTAGTATGGgggcattttttaaaactatttatgtGAATATCACAAACAGAGCATTCTTCTACTTTTTTTTGCTTAGTTTGTTGAAGATAAAATATATTgacattattataaaatttatacttgTTTTTACGACCTTCAAAAAATCTTGAGACATCATAGGCTCCAATGAGATTGATTCTATCACCTGACAATCACCATCATCACAAATTTTACACTAAATATATTGGGACAactaaaaaaagattttttgtgaaatacAATGTAGTATCAAGTTCAAAATACTggcaaaaaaaatgttaaaagtttaaaatttaatatgcaTAAAAATCGCCAATTTTGGAAAGGACTTCCTAATATTCAATGCAAAAAATGAACCCGGTTGTTTACATAAATTTTCAATATATCTTGAATAAATGTTTTTTCTGTGGTGATTTTTCCGTGCAGTTTTTTTagatcttaaaaaaaacattattgctgttgaattcagattgaaaacaaatgttctgTTTTTCTGACCTGAAAAATGACTGAGCTgttttatttggaattttgggtaTTTTCTGTCTGAGTAAAAAAGAAAGTAAGAGTTTGTAAGATATTGGTTGAGTTAAGGCCTTGCAGTCAAAAAAATCAGGTGTACGATTATTCTACTCAGACTCAAGATTCAACCAACCAAAATACTCATGAACACTTTTTGTACACCAAGCACTGATGGTTTTATGAATAAAGGCCTTGATTTCAGATAGTCAAGAACTCTTataagtgggtctcattggggtctaagcgtgatggGGGAttggccaatttttttttaagcatGACACATGAAAGTCCAATAATTAAGCGTGAAAACAGGAAACAAAGTCTGGCGGTACACGGGAAATTACATGCGCTATTATGGCAACGAGAAGTGGGATACAGGTTTCTCATTAAACTTTAAGCGGGATCTGGGAACAGATACCCCCCACACAATGAGACCCCCTTATAAAGCAAGGCAACATCAATTAATTTTTGACCTTATTGtaggtttatttttgtttaagtgGAGAAAAATGTAACTTTTGTGAGATTTTGTTGACAAGAAATATGGATAATTACCTGCATAGCCAATACCATTTTTTAAACACTTTGGTGTATTTGTTGTAGCTCTACCAAATAACACTGAGTAGATTGCAATTCTTTGAGATCTTTCACAACGAATATTTATCTGTTGGTTTTCACACACTGTTATGTTCTTAAAATCACCTGAAAAGAAATGAGAAATTGAATTGGcatacatgtatttttcattCAATATGTTGAAATTTTGTTCAGAGAATTTCTGAtacatctatatatattttatagagtTTTCTCTGACTAGATATAAATAAGTAATTGCAAATCAAATAATCCATATAGATTCAAATGGTTTCCAATTAAATAGGTTTGTTATTTTCAAGACAGTACTTTATACAGGGGATCAGTGTTTTCAATTTATACAGATCGGCATTCCTTTACTTGGAACcctccctgtttttttttttggatgatcaatgcatttgaattgggacatattaGTTGAAACCCCTCCATTTATCCTGGGGAGGGACCCCCCAtttcccctttttaaaatggctggatccacccctggtTATATTATTCATGGATGCTATTTTGAAAAGTGTTATGATCTCTTAATATTCTCAATGTTGAAAAGGGAAAACTTCAGACACCTATTAGGTTGTTGCCTTTGGAtgtgataattttttaaaaagtatacACGAAAACATGTCCATTAAAAAACCACCTGTGTAAAGAAAACCTGCTACAAGAATACACTTTAAACACTAATCTTCAAGAATTTTCAACATGTTACCAGTACCCCTCTTTGTAGTGGTTTGATAAGTAGCTCTTCAAATTGACAGatgtaaaatacaaacaatttagTGAAGCACAAAATTTGTCTAATTATGAAGAGAGAGAAAGGATTTGATTTCATTAAGAGGGTAAAACAAGTTGtaaggagttatctcccctgaaatgaATTCATATAACATTGTTATCATCAACAAAGAACCAGCATATAATGATCTATAATAGTCTCTTATGACTGTTGATGAATTCATCCATTACTGTTAATTACGCTGCCATTATTGAATGCAATTACTAAGAAGTATCAACTTCAAAAAGAGGAATTTCTTGCTTTTTCAATATTCGATAATCgtataaaaaaatcagtttggaCCTTTCATGTCCAGTGTGAACTGATAATTTATCCTCTGTTTATGCACCATTTCCGTAACCATTAAATTTTCATCTTCactattaaaaaatgaaatgattCTCTGTGAAATGGCCGACAGATGGTAGAAGATTCATTAAATGATTGTattatgcaataaaatattttacaatcgTTCTACCACTAAAAGAtcaaatatattcaaatttgatGATTCTTCTGTTAACTCTTTAAATCACTTACACCAGATACTGTTTGTTGTGTGTAAATCAAAGGCTTGGTGTTATAAGCTAAGTAATAGTCAAAGAATTTCAAGATGGTGTATCACAGGCAATACACTTTGATGGTCAAACGAAAATGAAAGAGTGCTGAAAGAAGATccattattttcttctttttctttatgttattttaaacataattatttatagtggattgggaaacaagttat
This genomic interval carries:
- the LOC143047681 gene encoding uncharacterized protein LOC143047681 isoform X4, with the translated sequence MVDVICDYVLKSLVFTLIIQVLFDACQNKQSCQVLASTSTFRQDPCAFTSKYLKVKYKCSPSDFKNITVCENQQINIRCERSQRIAIYSVLFGRATTNTPKCLKNGIGYADCKSATATEEVMKRCHGRNHCVIEAEEYVFGNPCPPGVQKYLSISYTCVPKKILKDRLRHHGKNGFHRKKKRKKKKPDKKETSSSIPQTVTFIEKVLNTEPPVNNNNNMYPADDAQQQDLVRKGELQVNPNKSSKTQEEVEKSDISTVLCINTTIKSTVSQGRNNGAIGLVTDWFNSFNFISKNEEKAILYLVIGVCVGIICLLIVVVIKLIIRNKHQRKSKLDVTDPVHCNPPPPPNHTDVPTMSRTDSVDRIEVVRFEPRGTFRNGERYRPRSMRNLDSDDPFDSTIVDHGDPFQRRGTLLSLDQNDRVINNYYG